From one Trifolium pratense cultivar HEN17-A07 linkage group LG1, ARS_RC_1.1, whole genome shotgun sequence genomic stretch:
- the LOC123914532 gene encoding uncharacterized protein LOC123914532 — translation MAVTVKHMASIVSAFGVASFILGVIAENKKPAAGTPVPSNDGVSITCQYPSDPTVVLGFLSVIFLIASTMTGYMSLNYPYKGKAIPQGALSKHTTFTVFFNIALFTTGFAGMFLLWPTITEQIQLKHNVHRDINYACPTAKTGLLGGGAFLSLDSSLFWLVALMLADNAREDYFEEQEENKGE, via the exons ATGGCCGTCACGGTGAAACATATGGCTTCGATTGTATCGGCGTTCGGGGTCGCATCTTTCATTTTGGGGGTTATTGCAGAAAACAAGAAG ccCGCAGCTGGAACACCGGTACCTAGTAACGATGGTGTATCGATCACGTGCCAGTACCCATCTGATCCAACTGTTGTGTTGGGGTTTCTTTCTGTAATTTTTCTTATTGCATCCACCATGACTGGGTATATGTCTTTGAATTACCCTTACAAAGGAAAGGCTATTCCACAAGGAGCTCTGTCAAAACACACTACTTTCACGGTATTCTTCAATATTGCATT GTTTACTACTGGATTTGCTGGAATGTTCTTATTATGGCCAACAATCACCGAACAAATTCAGTTGAAACACAACGTGCATCGCGATATCAACTACGCATGCCCTACAGCTAAAACTGGTCTCCTTGGTGGTGGTGCCTTTTTATCTCTTGATTCATCTCTGTTTTGGTTGGTTGCACTTATGCTAGCTGATAATGCTCGTGAGGATTATTTTGAAGAGCAAGAAGAAAATAAGGGTGAATAA